AGTCTGTCTCTGCAGCGCGTCCTCCTGTAGACTGAGCGGGGGTCCGCGGACAGCACCCCCCTGATGGCGGCAGCGGCCTCCTCTGAGCTCTGAAGGAACTTAAACCTGGGCCTCTCGCTCTCACTGGGTCCTGTGCATCACAAGTTTGTTGATGAGCCTTTCTGTTGAACTACTGCTGACATGATAATGCATTACCACAGCACCCTCTACTGGAACAAAATGCACATAACTTGGTTTCAATACAGGGAAATCATCTTACCTGGCAGGTGTGTGGGAAGAAATTCTGCCAGCTGCCTCTCAGCATGAGCTGTGAAGCGCACATCCAGGCTGGCAACAGGTGGCTGTCGGATCCAGCCTGCAATAGTAGTATAGTTTTCTTCACCAAAGCAGGGGTGATCCACTGACTCTGATGGTTTGGCTTCCGGTGAATCTGAAACTTTCTTGGCATCAGATCCGAGTTGGCAAATTTCATCTAGGCTCACATAGGCCTTGACTTCTTCCAACACATTATGAAGGTGTTTGGGGAGGGAAAACTGAGATTTGACACTCGGATTTGTTAAAGAACTCTCATTTTCAAAGGTGTGTTCTGATGGGAGATTTCCAGCTTTATATTCAACACCTATTCCTTCagcttctgaatctgaatctttATGCACGTTCATGGCATTCCTCTCCTCATTCATCGACACAACGATGTCCATGTCTGACTCATCGGGTTTAGCGTCCGCGCTCATCCTCGTATTAGCCGAGTCATATTCTGGTATGTAGGGTTTGATGTCCAGAACTGGGGTGCCATCAATCATGTCGATGTCTGACAGATGTATTGTAtcacctgggaaaaaaaaatgtatttttttcattcaagtcCATAAGTATCAATGTATCAGCTGGAGAGCGAAGGGCTTTATTTCAACACTGTAAATTTACTACGCACCACAAAAAAGTATCACTTAGACAAGACACACGGAATCTACCAGCCAATCACCCAACAAGAATCAAACTTAGTCTCAATTGACCTTAAGATATATTTTGCACTCGTCACCTTCAATTTTATCCAGTCTAGCCAGCGTCAGGCCCAGGGCGTTTGGTCTGTGTGGGCTGCGTGTCGAGTACACGCCCACTCTCTGACCATTCAGTCTGGGTGGCTTCACTTTAGCTTTGTAACTCAGGTGCCCGTTCTTGTGAAAAAGAAAGATGATCCTGTGAAGACCAGACgacagagatggagagatgaggTGAGATCAACATCGGCTGCACTAAcatctgtttgtgtgtagaCACACTTTCACAGAAatagaaagcaagaaaaaaaagatcctgaTAGGCACAATatataacatatatatatataaatatatatgtatatatatatatatatatatatatatatatatatatatatatatatatatatatatatatatatatatatacatacagatATGTATAAAAGAACGCAAAGAAGTTACATAATGTCACCTGAAATGACACGACTAAGTGAACTGTGCAATATATGAGAGTTCTTCAACTCCACCATACAGAAggttaaaaattaaattaaacagttTCATTTGCTGAACCAGCAGCATGTCTATAGAGTGATCATTTCAATGTTGCTACAATCACAGCAATTTAAAACATCAGTCACAGTTCTTTATCAAAAGGAGTGATTGCAattatgcaagaaaaaaaaagacagcacaATACCATCAAAAACTGTAAATAACGTACCAGACATGGGAATACTGTTCCAGGCCAACCAGAGCATGGTCAGGATTATTAAACACACTCTGCCGTATTTGAAGCTCGGCCCTCGAAGGGCCACATATGGTGGGCTGTCTGGGCGTCCCATTCTTTACAGAGAAGCAGGAGCTGATGTAGCCAATCGGGACTGTCTGGATGTTTCCTTTAAAATAACACAGTCATTTAATCATTTGAATCATTTTaacacattgtgtgtgtgtgtgtgtgtgtgtgtgtgtgtgtgtgtgtgtgtgtgtgtgtgtgtgtgtacacgtttttccatccttgtagggaccaaatgtccccacaaggataggaaattccggcacgatgtgccttgtggggacattttttgggtccccatgaggggaaacagtgttttcttgaccatgttgttgttactgaaaaaagtaaaagtgcaaaaacttttctttagggctacgcattgttttggtgtgggttagggttagggtaagggttagggttaggggctagatatgaatgggagtcaatggaaggtccccacgaggatagaaagacaaaagtgtgtgtgtgtgtgtgtgtgtgtgtgtgtgtgtgtgtgtgtgtgtgtgtgtgtgtgtaaatatgtgACTTGAAGATACTTTAACCACTCTTGTTAGTATTAGTATgtgttaaacacattttaaagaacCTATGAAATGCTGATGCCCGTGGTTTCTATGATTTAATATGCAATAGAGTCTGAGAGAGAACATAAACCTCCATTAAACTCAACAATAGCAGTGCTGCCTGCTCTATcaattcacattttttcaaTGTTCTATTAATTACATTTAAAGGACCTGTAGGCCTCTACTTGTGCTGTTATTCTTGGTTTTTAATAAGTGACGAGTCTTCTAGAATAATTACTGTACCTGCACCACGGTATTCATTACGGTCTACCATCTCTAAATTGTTACACATTTGTCATGTTGATTCTGGTATATCATATGAATGCTGCAAACTGCCTCAGCACAGTCGGATATCAAAGCTGGGCTGAGAAAGATCACTTGAATTCTTATCTTCTTCACCTTTTGCTCTTTCTGATCTACGATTACACAGACCTTTCTGTGTACCTTCACTTCACCTTTGAATTTTTGAAGGTGAGATTGTTTTCACCTCATGCCTGCCACGTCCAACTCCAACATTATTTGTTCGTTATATCCACTATCTCTCCTCAGCAAGTTGGAACTATCTGACCTTGGACTCTCCCATAGTCCTCCACCTTATGGAGGAGTCCCTACGAGTTCATGTGTGATTCTGTTCTTCCTGATCCAGCATCTTCACAATTGCACTTTGCAGCTCAACCGCCTCTGTCTTCACAAAGTACTATTGTCCTCAAAAACTCTCCCATCTCATTGTGCTGTTGAAGACCGTTTTgtgtgaaatttttttttctcattaat
The nucleotide sequence above comes from Salarias fasciatus chromosome 6, fSalaFa1.1, whole genome shotgun sequence. Encoded proteins:
- the trmo gene encoding tRNA (adenine(37)-N6)-methyltransferase isoform X2 encodes the protein MRPQCDCCGEHINRLNQQVSVMRKEIKNLRQMLESAVRAHRKHLDSVQAAVSKIGLCEVVEEQTPSLPSPQAAFEQGNIQTVPIGYISSCFSVKNGTPRQPTICGPSRAELQIRQSVFNNPDHALVGLEQYSHVWIIFLFHKNGHLSYKAKVKPPRLNGQRVGVYSTRSPHRPNALGLTLARLDKIEGDTIHLSDIDMIDGTPVLDIKPYIPEYDSANTRMSADAKPDESDMDIVVSMNEERNAMNVHKDSDSEAEGIGVEYKAGNLPSEHTFENESSLTNPSVKSQFSLPKHLHNVLEEVKAYVSLDEICQLGSDAKKVSDSPEAKPSESVDHPCFGEENYTTIAGWIRQPPVASLDVRFTAHAERQLAEFLPTHLPGPSESERPRFKFLQSSEEAAAAIRGVLSADPRSVYRRTRCRDRLFFFTLDTADITCWFGQGFAEVVQVRPVQRHIASV
- the trmo gene encoding tRNA (adenine(37)-N6)-methyltransferase isoform X1 is translated as MPLLISMRPQCDCCGEHINRLNQQVSVMRKEIKNLRQMLESAVRAHRKHLDSVQAAVSKIGLCEVVEEQTPSLPSPQAAFEQGNIQTVPIGYISSCFSVKNGTPRQPTICGPSRAELQIRQSVFNNPDHALVGLEQYSHVWIIFLFHKNGHLSYKAKVKPPRLNGQRVGVYSTRSPHRPNALGLTLARLDKIEGDTIHLSDIDMIDGTPVLDIKPYIPEYDSANTRMSADAKPDESDMDIVVSMNEERNAMNVHKDSDSEAEGIGVEYKAGNLPSEHTFENESSLTNPSVKSQFSLPKHLHNVLEEVKAYVSLDEICQLGSDAKKVSDSPEAKPSESVDHPCFGEENYTTIAGWIRQPPVASLDVRFTAHAERQLAEFLPTHLPGPSESERPRFKFLQSSEEAAAAIRGVLSADPRSVYRRTRCRDRLFFFTLDTADITCWFGQGFAEVVQVRPVQRHIASV